A region of Lichenibacterium dinghuense DNA encodes the following proteins:
- a CDS encoding flagellar hook-basal body complex protein FliE, giving the protein MIVAALPLVTSALSSLAPSLGSTAASAASAAASSATAAGGADFGSVLSQVTGDTVKKMKAAEAASISGIEGKASTQDVVQSVMSAQESLQTALAIRDKSVAAFQEISRMAI; this is encoded by the coding sequence ATGATCGTCGCCGCCCTGCCGCTCGTCACCTCCGCCCTGTCGAGCCTCGCGCCCTCGCTCGGCTCGACCGCGGCTTCGGCGGCCTCGGCCGCCGCCAGCTCCGCCACGGCCGCCGGGGGCGCCGACTTCGGCTCCGTGCTGTCCCAGGTGACGGGCGACACCGTGAAGAAGATGAAGGCCGCCGAGGCGGCCTCGATCTCCGGCATCGAGGGCAAGGCCTCGACCCAGGACGTCGTGCAGTCCGTGATGTCGGCCCAGGAGTCGCTGCAGACCGCGCTCGCCATCCGCGACAAGTCGGTGGCGGCGTTCCAGGAGATCAGCCGGATGGCGATCTAG
- a CDS encoding AAA family ATPase yields the protein MQAAGVVSVEEGAVRAAEAALGSIAAARAAVGTVIFGQETVVEEVMVSVLSGGHGLLVGLPGLAKTRLVDALGTVLGLDARRVQFTPDLMPADILGSEVLEETEGGRRAFRFVRGPIFAQLLMADEINRASPRTQSALLQAMQELHVTVAGERHDLPRPFHVLATQNPIEQEGTYPLPEAQLDRFLMQIDVLYPDRASEKRVLIETTGDREATAKQAMTADELMGIQRLVRRLPVGDRIVESILDLVRSARPGEDAALSKHIAWGPGPRAAQALMLACRARALIQGRLSPSLDDVAALALPVLKHRMALNFAARAEGETVPAIVARLVARLG from the coding sequence ATGCAGGCCGCCGGCGTCGTCTCGGTCGAGGAGGGCGCGGTTCGCGCCGCCGAGGCCGCGCTCGGCTCCATCGCGGCGGCCCGCGCCGCCGTCGGCACCGTCATCTTCGGCCAGGAGACGGTCGTCGAGGAGGTGATGGTGTCGGTCCTGTCGGGGGGGCACGGCCTGCTGGTCGGCCTGCCGGGCCTCGCCAAGACGCGGCTCGTGGACGCGCTCGGCACCGTGCTCGGGCTCGACGCGCGGCGCGTGCAGTTCACCCCCGACCTCATGCCCGCCGACATCCTCGGCTCCGAGGTGCTGGAAGAGACCGAGGGCGGCCGGCGCGCCTTCCGCTTCGTGCGCGGGCCGATCTTCGCCCAGCTCCTGATGGCGGACGAGATCAACCGCGCGAGCCCGCGCACCCAGTCGGCGCTGCTCCAGGCCATGCAGGAGCTGCACGTGACCGTGGCGGGCGAGCGCCACGACCTGCCGCGGCCCTTCCACGTGCTCGCCACGCAGAACCCCATCGAGCAGGAGGGCACCTATCCGCTGCCCGAAGCCCAGCTCGACCGCTTCCTGATGCAGATCGACGTGCTCTACCCGGACCGCGCCTCCGAGAAGCGCGTGCTGATCGAGACCACGGGCGACCGCGAGGCCACCGCCAAGCAGGCCATGACGGCGGACGAGCTGATGGGCATCCAGCGCCTCGTGCGCCGTCTGCCCGTCGGCGACCGCATCGTGGAATCGATCCTCGACCTCGTGCGCTCGGCGCGGCCCGGCGAGGACGCCGCCCTGTCGAAGCACATCGCCTGGGGCCCCGGCCCGCGCGCCGCCCAGGCGCTGATGCTGGCCTGCCGGGCCCGCGCGCTGATCCAGGGCCGCCTGTCGCCCTCGCTCGACGACGTCGCGGCCCTGGCCCTGCCGGTGCTGAAGCACCGCATGGCGCTCAACTTCGCGGCCCGCGCCGAGGGCGAGACCGTGCCCGCCATCGTGGCGCGCCTCGTCGCGCGGCTCGGCTGA
- a CDS encoding DUF6111 family protein, which translates to MGRLLLDVLVPFLVPFAGYAAYLLLRRRYPFVLSAWSRGPLAALVVGGLALAVLSLLAAGLFGPRGRGDYVPAHLENGVLVPGRME; encoded by the coding sequence ATGGGCCGCCTGCTGCTCGACGTGCTGGTGCCGTTCCTGGTGCCCTTCGCCGGCTACGCGGCCTACCTGCTGCTGCGGCGCCGCTATCCCTTCGTGCTGTCGGCCTGGTCGCGCGGCCCGCTCGCCGCGCTGGTGGTGGGCGGGCTGGCGCTGGCCGTGCTGTCGCTGCTCGCCGCGGGGCTGTTCGGGCCCCGCGGGCGGGGCGACTACGTGCCGGCGCACCTGGAGAACGGGGTGCTGGTCCCCGGCCGGATGGAGTGA
- a CDS encoding DUF4159 domain-containing protein, producing MLGLPLAFTVPAVLGALVLLPALWFLLRVTPPRPRRQAFPPLRLILDERPRDETPARTPPWLLLLRLAVAAALVLAMAGPIWNPPPPSLGGSGPLALLLDDGFAAAPDWDVRVAAAAERLGEAGRAGRPVALAALSEGPRALAPVTAAAALDRLRALKPQPTLVDRAAALPAVRDFAAAHPDADVVWIADGLENGGARAFAEGLRFARPATVLAAAAPPLALAGAENRPDALAVTVLRADARAPGAGTLRAYDLKGLALGDAPFSFDGTAASATASFALPVELRNEVARVDVLGEASAGAVTLLDGRWKRRRVDVVTGASADVAQPLLSPGYFVTKALAPFAEVREVPPNVADPIGAALDEKPSVLVLADVGQVTGADHDRLARFVDEGGVLLRFAGSRLAGAPADDLEPVNLRRGGRTFGGALSWDKPKSLAPFDRASPFFGLTDRRDVTVSRQVLAEPDAGLPAHTWAALDDGTPLVTADHRGKGTIVLFHVTGDTTWSNLPLSGLFVDMLRRVVALGGETAKADDAGAAAAKPGEAAALPPTRILDGFGALGAPPATAKPVPAAFAGPGTADHPPGFYGPADALLAVNALNPGAALLPADLSGLGLAALPLKAAEPVDLRAALLVLAVVGFLADAVATALLGGGFTGLGARLPRLPGTGGRGAGTTAAALAVAALLAAGPGARPARAAESLPPAAVAALRQDHVPERDMEAALRTRLAYVASGDGAVDEESREGLRGLSRALTNRTSLDPGDPVAVDPARDDLSFYPMIYWPVVATAPQPPPAAVAKLSAYMKNGGTVLFDTRDALSARADGPPTPEAHWLATLLTGVDVPELEPVPRDHVITKTFYLIDNFVGRYNTAPTWVEALPPAPPEAVNRPARSGDSVSPIVITGNDLAAAWASDPDGEPLYPLVPGGARQRELAIRGGVNLVIYTLTGNYKADQVHVKDLLERLAH from the coding sequence ATGCTGGGTCTCCCCCTCGCCTTCACGGTCCCGGCGGTGCTGGGCGCCCTGGTGCTGCTGCCGGCGCTGTGGTTCCTGCTGCGCGTCACGCCGCCCCGGCCGCGCCGGCAGGCCTTCCCGCCGCTGCGCCTGATCCTCGACGAGCGCCCGCGGGACGAGACGCCGGCGCGCACGCCGCCCTGGCTCCTGCTCCTCCGGCTCGCGGTCGCGGCCGCGCTCGTGCTCGCCATGGCGGGGCCGATCTGGAACCCGCCGCCGCCCAGCCTCGGCGGCTCGGGCCCTCTGGCGTTGCTGCTCGACGACGGCTTCGCCGCCGCGCCCGACTGGGACGTGCGGGTCGCCGCGGCGGCCGAGCGGCTGGGCGAGGCCGGCCGCGCCGGCCGCCCCGTCGCCCTCGCGGCGCTGTCCGAGGGCCCGCGCGCGCTCGCGCCCGTCACGGCCGCGGCGGCGCTCGACCGGCTGCGGGCGCTGAAGCCCCAGCCCACCCTCGTCGACCGCGCGGCGGCGCTGCCGGCGGTCCGCGACTTCGCGGCCGCCCACCCCGACGCCGACGTGGTGTGGATCGCCGACGGGCTGGAGAACGGCGGCGCCCGCGCCTTCGCCGAGGGGCTCCGCTTCGCCCGCCCCGCCACCGTGCTGGCCGCCGCCGCGCCGCCGCTGGCGCTCGCCGGCGCCGAGAACCGGCCGGACGCCCTGGCCGTGACGGTGCTGCGCGCCGACGCCCGCGCGCCCGGCGCGGGCACGCTGCGCGCCTACGACCTCAAGGGCCTCGCCCTCGGCGACGCGCCCTTCTCGTTCGACGGAACCGCGGCCAGCGCCACGGCCTCCTTCGCGCTTCCCGTCGAGCTGCGCAACGAGGTCGCGCGGGTCGACGTGCTCGGCGAGGCATCGGCCGGCGCCGTGACGCTGCTCGACGGCCGCTGGAAGCGCCGGCGCGTCGACGTCGTCACCGGCGCCAGCGCCGACGTGGCGCAGCCGCTGCTCAGCCCCGGCTACTTCGTCACCAAGGCGCTGGCCCCCTTCGCCGAGGTGCGCGAGGTGCCGCCGAACGTCGCCGACCCGATCGGCGCGGCGCTCGACGAGAAGCCCTCCGTGCTGGTGCTGGCCGACGTCGGGCAGGTGACGGGCGCGGACCACGACAGGCTCGCGCGCTTCGTGGACGAGGGCGGGGTGCTGCTGCGCTTCGCCGGCTCGCGCCTCGCCGGCGCGCCGGCCGACGACCTCGAGCCCGTGAACCTGCGCCGCGGCGGCCGCACCTTCGGGGGCGCCCTGTCGTGGGACAAGCCGAAGAGCCTGGCCCCCTTCGACCGCGCGAGCCCCTTCTTCGGGCTCACGGACCGGCGCGACGTGACGGTGTCGCGCCAGGTGCTGGCCGAGCCCGACGCCGGCCTGCCGGCCCACACCTGGGCGGCGCTCGACGACGGCACGCCGCTCGTCACCGCCGACCACCGCGGCAAGGGCACGATCGTGCTGTTCCACGTCACCGGCGACACCACCTGGTCGAACCTGCCGCTGTCCGGCCTGTTCGTCGACATGCTGCGGCGCGTCGTGGCGCTCGGCGGCGAGACCGCCAAGGCGGACGACGCCGGCGCCGCGGCCGCGAAGCCCGGCGAGGCCGCCGCCCTGCCGCCGACCCGCATCCTCGACGGCTTCGGCGCGCTCGGCGCGCCGCCCGCCACCGCCAAGCCCGTGCCGGCCGCCTTCGCCGGCCCGGGCACGGCGGACCACCCGCCGGGCTTCTACGGCCCGGCCGACGCGCTGCTCGCCGTGAACGCGCTGAACCCCGGCGCCGCGCTCCTGCCCGCCGACCTGTCCGGCCTCGGACTCGCCGCGCTGCCCCTCAAGGCCGCTGAGCCGGTCGACCTCCGCGCGGCGCTGCTCGTGCTGGCCGTGGTCGGCTTCCTCGCCGACGCGGTGGCGACGGCGCTGCTCGGCGGCGGCTTCACGGGCCTCGGCGCCCGCCTGCCGCGCCTCCCCGGCACGGGGGGCCGCGGGGCGGGCACGACCGCCGCGGCCCTGGCCGTCGCGGCGCTGCTCGCGGCCGGGCCCGGCGCCCGCCCGGCGCGGGCCGCGGAAAGCCTGCCGCCCGCCGCCGTCGCGGCCCTGAGACAGGACCACGTGCCGGAACGCGACATGGAGGCGGCGCTGCGCACGCGGCTCGCCTACGTGGCCTCGGGCGACGGCGCGGTCGACGAGGAAAGCCGCGAGGGCCTGCGCGGCCTGTCGCGCGCGCTCACCAACCGCACCTCGCTCGACCCCGGCGACCCCGTCGCGGTCGACCCCGCGCGCGACGACCTCAGCTTCTACCCGATGATCTACTGGCCGGTGGTCGCCACGGCGCCGCAGCCGCCGCCGGCCGCGGTCGCGAAGCTGTCGGCCTACATGAAGAACGGCGGCACGGTGCTGTTCGACACGCGCGACGCGCTGTCGGCCCGCGCCGACGGGCCGCCGACGCCGGAGGCCCACTGGCTCGCGACCCTGCTGACCGGCGTCGACGTGCCGGAGCTGGAACCGGTGCCGCGCGACCACGTCATCACCAAGACGTTCTACCTCATCGACAACTTCGTCGGGCGCTACAACACGGCGCCGACCTGGGTGGAGGCGCTGCCGCCGGCGCCGCCCGAGGCCGTCAACCGGCCGGCGCGCTCGGGCGACAGCGTGTCGCCCATCGTCATCACGGGCAACGACCTCGCGGCCGCCTGGGCCTCCGACCCCGACGGCGAGCCGCTCTACCCGCTGGTGCCGGGCGGCGCGCGCCAGCGCGAGCTGGCGATCCGCGGCGGCGTCAACCTCGTGATCTACACGCTGACCGGCAACTACAAGGCCGACCAGGTCCACGTGAAGGACCTGCTCGAAAGGCTGGCGCACTGA
- the flgI gene encoding flagellar basal body P-ring protein FlgI, producing MRRAVLLALAAAALAGAAAPAAAAVRIKDIATLAGMRDNQLVGYGLVVGLLGTGDTMRNAPFTEQAVQSMLDRMGVNVRNIPLRNRNVAAVIVTAQLPPLAGRGQPLDVTVSSLGDSTSLLGGTLIMTPLMGGDGQTHAVAQGSVSVSGSSAAGAAETYSQGVPTAGRIANGAIVEREAPGSFGPGGALVLELKNPDFKTAVRIADAVNGFTRTRFHMQAAREQDLRRVSLLCPPSVGAARFMAEIGDLTVEPDMPARVVIDERTGTVVIGEDVQISTVAVTHGSLTVRITESPQVSQPEPLSGGKTQVVPSTAISSSEPKGTLNVLHGTTLKTLVNGLNQIGLKPSGIIAILQAIKSAGALQADLVAQ from the coding sequence ATGCGCCGCGCCGTCCTGCTCGCCCTCGCCGCCGCGGCGCTCGCCGGCGCGGCGGCCCCCGCCGCCGCCGCGGTCCGCATCAAGGACATCGCGACGCTGGCCGGCATGCGCGACAACCAGCTCGTCGGCTACGGCCTCGTGGTGGGGCTGCTCGGCACCGGCGACACGATGCGCAACGCCCCCTTCACCGAGCAGGCCGTGCAGTCCATGCTCGACCGCATGGGCGTCAACGTCCGCAACATCCCGCTGCGCAACCGCAACGTCGCGGCCGTGATCGTCACGGCGCAGCTGCCGCCGCTCGCCGGCCGCGGCCAGCCGCTCGACGTCACCGTGTCGTCCCTGGGCGACTCCACGTCGCTGCTCGGCGGCACCCTCATCATGACGCCGCTGATGGGCGGCGACGGCCAGACCCACGCCGTGGCGCAGGGGTCCGTCTCGGTGTCGGGCTCCTCCGCGGCGGGCGCCGCCGAAACCTACAGCCAGGGCGTGCCCACGGCGGGCCGCATCGCCAACGGCGCCATCGTGGAGCGCGAGGCGCCGGGGAGCTTCGGGCCGGGCGGCGCGCTCGTGCTGGAGCTGAAGAACCCCGACTTCAAGACCGCCGTGCGGATCGCGGACGCCGTCAACGGCTTCACCCGCACGCGCTTCCACATGCAGGCGGCGCGCGAGCAGGACCTGCGGCGCGTGTCGCTGCTGTGCCCGCCGAGCGTCGGGGCGGCGCGCTTCATGGCGGAGATCGGCGACCTCACGGTCGAGCCCGACATGCCGGCGCGCGTGGTCATCGACGAGCGGACCGGCACGGTGGTGATCGGCGAGGACGTGCAGATCTCCACCGTCGCCGTGACGCACGGCAGCCTGACCGTGCGGATCACGGAATCGCCCCAGGTGTCCCAGCCCGAGCCGCTGTCGGGCGGCAAGACGCAGGTCGTGCCCTCGACCGCCATCTCGTCGTCGGAGCCCAAGGGCACGCTGAACGTGCTGCACGGCACCACCCTGAAGACGCTGGTCAACGGGTTGAACCAGATCGGCCTCAAGCCCTCCGGCATCATCGCCATCCTGCAGGCCATCAAGTCCGCCGGCGCCCTGCAGGCCGACCTCGTGGCGCAGTAA
- the flgG gene encoding flagellar basal-body rod protein FlgG yields MRALAIAATGMSAQQTNVEVIANNLANINTTGFKRGKAEFSDLMYEAERLQGVSNRGSGNTIPEGAQLGLGVRMAAIRNLQTQGSFTNTGNTFDLGIQGRGWFQLTGPNGDTVYTRAGAFNTNASGQLVSLDGYAVSPSIIVPPNSTNVTISSTGIVTCTVNGATTPTQLGQLTLANFANETGLDHLGSNMFRETAASGTAVVGVPGDPSIGTISQGYLEASNVDPVKEISDLISAQRAYEMNSKVIQACDQMGSTLTTGTRG; encoded by the coding sequence ATGCGCGCCCTAGCCATCGCCGCCACCGGCATGTCGGCCCAGCAGACCAACGTCGAGGTCATCGCCAACAACCTCGCCAACATCAACACGACGGGCTTCAAGCGCGGCAAGGCGGAGTTCTCGGACCTGATGTACGAGGCCGAGCGGCTGCAGGGCGTGTCGAACCGCGGCTCGGGCAACACGATCCCCGAGGGCGCGCAGCTCGGCCTCGGCGTCCGCATGGCGGCGATCCGCAACCTGCAAACGCAGGGCTCCTTCACCAACACCGGCAACACCTTCGACCTCGGCATCCAGGGCCGCGGCTGGTTCCAGCTCACCGGCCCCAACGGCGACACGGTCTACACCCGCGCCGGCGCGTTCAACACCAATGCTAGCGGGCAGCTCGTCAGCCTCGACGGCTACGCGGTGAGCCCCTCCATCATCGTCCCGCCGAACAGCACCAACGTGACGATCTCCTCGACCGGCATCGTGACCTGCACGGTGAACGGCGCCACGACGCCCACGCAGCTCGGCCAGCTCACGCTCGCCAACTTCGCCAATGAGACGGGCCTCGACCACCTCGGCTCCAACATGTTCCGCGAAACCGCGGCCTCGGGCACGGCGGTGGTGGGCGTGCCGGGCGATCCCAGCATCGGCACGATCAGCCAGGGCTACCTCGAGGCCTCCAACGTCGACCCGGTGAAGGAGATCTCGGACCTGATCTCGGCCCAGCGCGCCTACGAGATGAACTCCAAGGTGATCCAGGCCTGCGACCAGATGGGCTCGACCCTCACCACCGGCACCCGAGGGTGA
- a CDS encoding DUF58 domain-containing protein, translating to MATAPAAGRTAGASQAKAALDLARRLPELAVSAREAASSVMHGVHGRRRSGTGEAFWQFRPFTMGESAARIDWRRSARDDRTYVREREWEAAQTVWIWVDRSPSMDFASDLARVTKRDRALVLGLATADLLVRGGERVALTGLTRPVAARNVVDRFAEVLSGPDGARSAADELPPAEPLPARSRALVVSDLLSGADEVASRLALMGSAGALGHVVAVCDPVEETFPFSGHVEFADTDGPSRLRLGQAAALRDTYLRKLVAHRDRVAEACRRQGWTFAVHRTDRPATEALLRLATLLADGGDTASTR from the coding sequence GTGGCGACGGCGCCCGCCGCCGGCCGCACCGCGGGCGCCTCCCAGGCCAAGGCGGCGCTCGACCTCGCCCGCCGCCTGCCCGAGCTCGCCGTGTCGGCGCGCGAGGCCGCGTCCAGCGTCATGCACGGGGTGCACGGCCGCCGGCGTTCCGGCACGGGCGAGGCCTTCTGGCAGTTCCGCCCCTTCACCATGGGCGAGTCCGCGGCGCGCATCGACTGGCGCCGCTCGGCCCGGGACGACCGCACCTACGTGCGCGAGCGCGAATGGGAGGCGGCCCAGACCGTGTGGATCTGGGTCGACCGCTCGCCGTCCATGGATTTCGCCTCCGACCTCGCGCGGGTCACCAAGCGCGACCGCGCGCTGGTGCTCGGCCTCGCCACCGCCGACCTCCTGGTGCGCGGCGGCGAGCGCGTGGCGCTGACGGGCCTCACGCGGCCGGTGGCGGCCCGCAACGTCGTCGACCGCTTCGCCGAGGTGCTGTCGGGGCCGGACGGCGCCCGCTCGGCCGCCGACGAGCTGCCGCCCGCCGAGCCGCTGCCGGCCCGCTCGCGCGCGCTCGTCGTGTCCGACCTCCTGTCGGGGGCCGACGAGGTCGCGTCCCGCCTGGCGCTCATGGGCTCGGCCGGCGCGCTCGGCCACGTGGTCGCGGTCTGCGACCCCGTCGAGGAAACCTTTCCCTTCTCGGGCCACGTCGAGTTCGCCGACACGGACGGGCCGTCTCGGCTGCGCCTGGGGCAGGCCGCGGCGCTGCGGGACACTTATCTGCGCAAGCTCGTTGCCCATCGGGACCGCGTCGCCGAGGCCTGCCGCCGGCAGGGCTGGACCTTCGCGGTCCACCGCACCGACCGGCCCGCCACCGAAGCGCTGCTGCGCCTCGCCACGCTGCTGGCGGACGGCGGCGACACCGCCTCCACGCGATAG
- a CDS encoding DUF1285 domain-containing protein — MAKASDGPPGGGLPGASPGLSSLIADAAVRRGPPPVHLWDPPFCGDIDMRIARDGSWHYRGSPIGRPALVRLFASVLRRDRDRYVLVTPVEKLGIAVEDAPFVGVELAGSPGEGFRLRTNLDEWVEIDAAHPLRFEPGPAGSLKPYARVRGDLWALVGRPVFYELVDKGEVRPVDGVDRFGVASGASFFPMMDADALDGLGADPALG; from the coding sequence ATGGCGAAAGCAAGTGACGGGCCGCCGGGTGGCGGGCTGCCGGGCGCCTCCCCCGGCCTGTCGTCGCTGATCGCCGACGCGGCCGTGCGCCGCGGGCCGCCGCCCGTCCACCTGTGGGACCCGCCCTTCTGCGGCGACATCGACATGCGGATCGCGCGCGACGGCTCCTGGCACTACCGGGGCTCGCCCATCGGCCGGCCCGCGCTGGTGAGGCTCTTCGCCTCGGTGCTGCGGCGCGACCGGGACCGCTACGTGCTGGTGACGCCGGTCGAGAAGCTCGGCATCGCGGTCGAGGACGCGCCCTTCGTGGGCGTGGAGCTGGCCGGCTCGCCGGGCGAGGGCTTCCGGCTCCGCACCAACCTCGACGAGTGGGTGGAGATCGACGCGGCGCATCCGCTGCGCTTCGAGCCCGGCCCGGCGGGGTCGCTCAAGCCCTACGCGCGCGTGCGCGGCGACCTGTGGGCGCTGGTCGGCCGCCCGGTCTTCTACGAGCTGGTCGACAAGGGCGAGGTGCGGCCGGTCGACGGCGTCGACCGGTTCGGCGTCGCCTCCGGGGCGAGCTTCTTCCCCATGATGGACGCCGACGCCCTGGACGGCCTCGGCGCGGATCCGGCGCTTGGCTGA
- a CDS encoding M20 aminoacylase family protein yields MPIQNRIADFEADMTAWRRDLHRHPELAFAEHRTSAVIREKLEGFGVDEVLTGFAGTGVVGVVRGREPSKDAIGLRADIDALPILEETGLPYASATPGVMHACGHDGHTAMLLGAARYLAETRNFAGTVYLIFQPAEEQGGGGQVMVRDGLFERCPMDRVFGMHNWPSEPTGTFNWRVGPTMAASAELTVTVRGVGAHGAQPHNGIDPIVVSGAIVSALQSVVARNVRPTETAVLTIGEIRGGHAFNVIPPEVTMRGTARWFTPAVGDLLEEAFTRIVRATAEAYGARAESGFARSYPAVVNEEASTAMARRAAAAVVGPDRVVPMEQPTMGAEDFSFMLNERPGSYIMLGAARDGANPQVHHPAYDFNDAVLTTGAAYWATLAEQLLPRRGT; encoded by the coding sequence ATGCCCATCCAGAACCGCATCGCCGACTTCGAGGCCGACATGACGGCGTGGCGCCGCGACCTCCACCGCCACCCGGAACTGGCCTTCGCCGAGCACCGCACGAGCGCGGTGATCCGCGAGAAGCTCGAAGGGTTCGGCGTCGACGAGGTGCTGACGGGCTTCGCCGGCACCGGCGTCGTGGGGGTGGTGCGCGGGCGCGAGCCCTCGAAGGACGCGATCGGGCTCAGGGCCGACATCGACGCGCTGCCCATCCTGGAGGAAACGGGGCTGCCCTACGCTTCCGCGACCCCCGGCGTCATGCACGCCTGCGGGCACGACGGCCACACGGCCATGCTGCTCGGCGCCGCCCGCTACCTCGCCGAGACGCGCAACTTCGCCGGCACGGTCTACCTGATCTTCCAGCCCGCCGAGGAGCAGGGCGGCGGCGGCCAGGTGATGGTGCGGGACGGGCTGTTCGAGCGCTGCCCGATGGACCGCGTCTTCGGGATGCACAACTGGCCGAGCGAGCCGACGGGCACCTTCAACTGGCGCGTCGGCCCCACCATGGCGGCCTCGGCGGAGCTGACGGTCACGGTGCGCGGCGTCGGCGCCCACGGCGCGCAGCCGCACAACGGCATTGACCCGATCGTGGTGTCGGGCGCGATCGTCTCGGCGCTGCAGTCGGTTGTGGCCCGCAACGTCCGCCCGACCGAGACGGCGGTGCTGACGATCGGCGAGATCCGCGGCGGCCACGCCTTCAACGTCATCCCGCCCGAGGTGACGATGCGCGGCACGGCGCGCTGGTTCACCCCCGCGGTCGGCGACCTCCTCGAGGAAGCCTTCACCCGCATCGTCCGCGCCACGGCGGAGGCCTACGGCGCCCGCGCGGAGAGCGGCTTCGCGCGCTCCTACCCGGCGGTGGTGAACGAGGAAGCCTCGACCGCGATGGCGCGCCGCGCCGCCGCGGCCGTGGTGGGACCCGACCGCGTGGTGCCGATGGAGCAGCCCACCATGGGGGCGGAGGACTTCTCCTTCATGCTGAACGAGCGGCCCGGCAGCTACATCATGCTCGGCGCCGCGCGGGACGGCGCCAACCCGCAGGTCCACCACCCGGCCTACGACTTCAACGACGCGGTCCTCACCACGGGCGCGGCATACTGGGCCACGCTGGCCGAGCAGTTGCTGCCGCGGCGGGGGACGTAG
- a CDS encoding CoA pyrophosphatase yields MAEGYAGPPAAITAGDFEARARARLSFDLPERWAEIDGADGLSGGGDHVLDGRAFFTGVPRQAAVLVGVVTHHPVPTVLLTTRLASLRQHSGQVAFPGGKIDPADASPLAAALREAEEEVGLDRAAAVPLGYLDAYLTGTGFMVMPAVCLIRPPLRLTVNPAEVADAFEVPLPFLMDPANHRREARQVMGRARHFYAMAHGERVVWGATAGMLRNLYERLYG; encoded by the coding sequence TTGGCTGAGGGGTACGCCGGCCCGCCGGCCGCGATCACCGCGGGCGACTTCGAGGCGCGGGCGCGGGCGCGGCTCTCCTTCGACCTGCCCGAGCGCTGGGCCGAGATCGACGGCGCTGACGGCCTTTCGGGGGGCGGCGACCACGTGCTCGACGGCCGCGCCTTCTTCACCGGCGTGCCGCGCCAGGCGGCCGTGCTGGTGGGCGTGGTGACGCACCACCCCGTGCCGACCGTGCTGCTGACGACGCGGCTTGCGAGCCTGCGCCAGCATTCGGGCCAAGTGGCCTTCCCGGGCGGCAAGATCGACCCCGCCGACGCCTCGCCGCTCGCCGCGGCGCTGCGCGAGGCCGAGGAGGAGGTGGGGCTCGACCGCGCCGCCGCCGTGCCGCTCGGCTACCTCGACGCCTACCTCACCGGCACGGGCTTCATGGTGATGCCGGCCGTGTGCCTGATCCGCCCGCCGTTGCGCCTCACCGTCAACCCGGCCGAGGTGGCGGACGCCTTCGAGGTGCCCCTGCCGTTCCTGATGGACCCGGCCAACCACCGCCGCGAGGCGCGGCAGGTGATGGGCCGGGCGCGGCACTTCTACGCCATGGCGCACGGGGAACGCGTCGTGTGGGGCGCCACCGCGGGCATGCTGCGCAACCTTTACGAGAGGCTCTACGGCTGA
- the flgA gene encoding flagellar basal body P-ring formation chaperone FlgA, with amino-acid sequence MDRCLCPRLRAAALLLAASTLPAAAAQFVPVPAVVIYPGDVIRDGMLTEMQMPDDFAGRSAAVLDRGALVNKTSRRTLLPNLPIPKNAIGEPKVVSLNAMVRIVYSEGGLTIATYGSALQAGAVGDVIPVRNLESGLTVAGTIGGDGAVHVAPSGGPG; translated from the coding sequence GTGGACCGCTGCCTCTGCCCCCGCCTACGCGCCGCCGCGCTGCTGCTCGCCGCCTCGACCCTGCCCGCCGCGGCCGCGCAGTTCGTGCCCGTCCCCGCCGTGGTGATCTACCCCGGCGACGTCATCCGCGACGGCATGCTGACCGAGATGCAGATGCCGGACGACTTCGCCGGCCGCTCCGCCGCCGTGCTCGACCGGGGCGCGCTGGTCAACAAGACGTCGCGGCGCACGCTCCTGCCGAACCTGCCCATCCCGAAGAACGCGATCGGCGAGCCCAAGGTCGTGTCGCTGAACGCCATGGTGCGCATCGTGTATTCCGAGGGCGGCCTCACCATCGCGACCTACGGCTCGGCCCTGCAGGCGGGCGCGGTCGGCGACGTCATCCCGGTGCGCAACCTGGAGTCCGGCCTCACCGTCGCGGGCACGATCGGGGGCGACGGCGCCGTGCACGTGGCGCCGAGCGGCGGGCCGGGCTGA